From the genome of Flavobacterium ovatum, one region includes:
- the katG gene encoding catalase/peroxidase HPI, translated as MENNNNADQGKCPVNHGQLPENDTPSNIESNHDASAGKCPVMHGGNTASKSNVMSWWPNALNLDILSQHDTKTNPLGQEFNYHEELKKLDIEALKKDMHALMTDSQDWWPADWGHYGGLMIRLSWHSTGSYRTSDGRGGGGAGNQRFAPLNSWPDNVSLDKARRLLWPIKKKYGNKVSWADLIALAGTIAYADMGLTTFGFAFGREDIWHPEIDTYWGAEKEWLAPSDERYANVEDPKTMENPLAAVQMGLIYVNPEGVNGKQDPLKTAAQIRETFARMAMNDEETVALTAGGHTVGKTHGNGDASILGPDPESAGVEEQGLGWKNPTNTGKGRYTVTSGLEGAWTTNPTKWDGGFFQMLFNHEWEPRKSPAGAWQWEPVSIKDEDRPVDVEDPTIRCNPMMTDADMAMKMDPIYKEISLKFMNDQEYFSETFARAWFKLTHRDMGPKANYFGTDVPQEDLIWQDPIPAGTTGYDVAAVKSKIAASGLSISEMVNTAWDSARTYRGSDMRGGANGARIRLAPQKNWEGNEPQRLAHVLSVLEPIATEFGISIADTIVLAGNLGVEQAAKAAGVSVTVPFSAGRGDATDEMTDAESFEPLEPLADGYRNYSKKDYIVSSEELMLDRTQLMGLTAPEMTVLVGGMRMLGTNYGNTKHGVFTNTIGALTNDFFVNLTDMGNSWKPTSKGLYDICDRKTGVVKWTATRMDLVFGSNSILRSYSEVYAQDDNKEKFVADFVKAWAKVMNADRFDINKS; from the coding sequence ATGGAAAATAACAACAATGCAGATCAAGGTAAATGCCCGGTAAATCATGGACAACTTCCAGAAAATGATACACCATCTAATATTGAAAGCAATCACGATGCTTCAGCAGGTAAATGCCCTGTAATGCACGGCGGAAATACAGCTTCCAAATCAAATGTTATGTCATGGTGGCCTAATGCACTTAACCTTGATATATTAAGTCAACATGATACTAAAACAAATCCTTTAGGGCAAGAGTTTAATTATCATGAAGAACTTAAGAAACTAGATATTGAAGCCTTAAAAAAAGATATGCATGCCTTAATGACGGATAGCCAAGACTGGTGGCCGGCAGATTGGGGTCACTACGGAGGTTTAATGATACGTCTGTCTTGGCACTCTACTGGATCATACCGTACATCTGATGGTCGCGGTGGTGGTGGTGCAGGAAATCAGCGTTTTGCACCTCTAAATTCATGGCCAGATAACGTTAGTTTAGACAAAGCAAGAAGATTGCTATGGCCTATTAAGAAAAAATACGGGAACAAAGTGAGTTGGGCCGATTTAATTGCTTTGGCAGGTACAATTGCTTATGCTGATATGGGATTAACAACCTTTGGATTTGCATTTGGACGTGAAGATATCTGGCATCCAGAAATAGATACGTATTGGGGAGCTGAAAAAGAATGGCTAGCACCAAGCGACGAACGTTATGCAAATGTTGAAGATCCTAAAACAATGGAAAATCCTTTAGCAGCCGTGCAAATGGGGCTAATTTATGTTAATCCAGAAGGAGTAAACGGAAAACAAGATCCTTTGAAAACTGCTGCACAAATACGTGAAACGTTTGCTCGTATGGCAATGAATGACGAAGAAACTGTTGCATTAACTGCTGGTGGACATACAGTAGGTAAAACACATGGTAACGGTGATGCTAGTATTCTAGGACCAGATCCTGAATCAGCTGGAGTAGAAGAACAAGGATTAGGTTGGAAAAACCCAACTAATACAGGAAAAGGGCGTTACACTGTAACCAGCGGACTTGAAGGTGCTTGGACTACGAATCCAACGAAATGGGACGGTGGATTTTTCCAAATGTTATTCAATCACGAATGGGAACCTCGCAAAAGTCCTGCTGGAGCATGGCAATGGGAACCTGTGAGTATTAAAGACGAAGATAGACCCGTAGATGTTGAAGATCCAACTATACGTTGTAACCCAATGATGACCGATGCGGATATGGCGATGAAGATGGATCCAATATACAAAGAGATCTCATTGAAATTCATGAACGATCAGGAGTATTTCTCAGAAACTTTTGCACGTGCTTGGTTCAAATTAACACATAGAGATATGGGACCAAAAGCAAACTACTTTGGTACAGACGTGCCTCAAGAAGATTTGATTTGGCAAGACCCTATTCCAGCTGGGACTACAGGTTATGATGTTGCTGCTGTAAAAAGCAAAATTGCTGCATCAGGATTATCTATTTCAGAAATGGTAAACACCGCTTGGGATAGTGCACGTACGTATCGTGGATCTGATATGCGTGGTGGTGCTAATGGTGCACGCATCCGTTTAGCACCTCAAAAAAATTGGGAAGGAAATGAACCGCAACGTTTGGCACATGTTCTATCTGTTCTAGAGCCTATTGCAACTGAGTTTGGTATTAGTATCGCTGATACTATTGTTCTGGCAGGTAATCTTGGTGTAGAACAAGCGGCAAAAGCTGCAGGTGTTTCCGTTACTGTTCCATTTTCAGCTGGTCGTGGAGACGCTACGGATGAAATGACAGATGCAGAATCTTTTGAACCTTTAGAGCCTTTAGCTGATGGTTACCGTAATTACAGTAAAAAGGATTACATAGTAAGTTCAGAAGAATTAATGCTCGACCGTACCCAATTAATGGGCTTAACAGCACCAGAAATGACCGTCCTTGTTGGTGGAATGAGAATGCTAGGCACCAATTATGGCAATACAAAACATGGCGTTTTCACCAATACCATTGGCGCATTGACAAACGATTTCTTTGTTAACCTAACTGATATGGGGAACAGTTGGAAACCAACATCAAAAGGACTTTACGATATTTGCGACCGTAAAACAGGAGTTGTAAAATGGACCGCTACCCGTATGGATTTAGTATTTGGATCCAATTCTATTTTACGTTCGTATTCTGAAGTTTATGCACAAGACGACAATAAAGAAAAATTTGTTGCCGATTTTGTAAAAGCTTGGGCAAAAGTAATGAATGCCGATCGTTTTGATATAAATAAATCCTAG